The following DNA comes from Erigeron canadensis isolate Cc75 chromosome 3, C_canadensis_v1, whole genome shotgun sequence.
TACTTGATGTGAATCTCAccactactttcgtagttgacccttttgaacttacatgtttttcaggctaggctagtagatcctttagcataggagtcttccttctcTAAGCTCACCCCTTTGGCGATCATTCGTACGTCCAAGATTagtagctgtgaagacttccttttgctcaattcagttcaagacttggttctgtaaagacaattgttctgtctttcttgatattgactattctaggtatatcccatgttctgtaataacttatgatacttcttatcttttaatgttattggttgtgtttgaacttgtactgtgcgtgcttgtgcttatctgtgcatcccgtatattccgctttagcggggtgttacaaccgATCATTCCAGGCAAGTGATGCCTTTCTTCGTGTGCTTCAAACAAACGATGGAGATCATGTGTTGTTGGTTTACGCAGATATTCGGTCTTGTAAGTGTCAACGATAGCGTCACAAAAAATTTGAAGACATTCACGTGATGTTCTCCCGGCCATCTCTAAATACTCGTCGTACTCATCAGGAGGATTACCGGTTGTAAGTTGTCGGATGGCAGATGTGCACTTCTGTATCGGTGTAAAACTCTTGGCCAACCGGGCATCATACGAGTCTTGAAAATACGCGTATCTCGACTCAAGATCTTGCACGATCTTTAGAAAGAGTCTTTTAGGCATACGATACGTATATTCAAAGAAATCATCATCATATTTCGGTTCCTCACAAAAGTAGTCGCGGTGCAACCTTTCAGAAGCAGTCCAACGGTTACGGTTCACGACTTTACGTTTCGCATGTGAACGGGCCGTGGAACTTTCGGCTTCTTCGGACTCAATGGCGTTCGCAAACACCTCTAAACTACTATCGTCGGACCATTCAAACGGTTCGTCGATGATTGTGGTGGAACCAatatgtttttgcatttttttagtgtgtgtatattTGAGTTGTAGTGTGTTTTTTGAAAGAGAAAGTGAATGTGGTATGTGTGTTTTGTAGttgtagtgtgtgtgtgtgtgttttgtgttgtgAGTTGGgagtatatataaagtaaaaaacaaaaggaaaaaaaaaatctgcaaCTTAACGTTGGAAGTCTAAGTAACCGTTGGAACCCACCTTGTTTTTGGAGCCCGCGCAAGTTCACCCGCGTGGTGTGACCACGCCTTTTGATACCACGACGCGTCGTGGGTTGATGGTGGCGGTGTTCCGTGATGGCGCCGCGATGACCACGCGCCCAACTTCCTACCGATTCCAACCCCCTAAGGCACGATAAAAAAGATTGTGTTAAGAAGTCATCTCATATCACAAAACAATTTATCCACCTACTTCGTATATGACGTCTGCTAATGGGATGAAAGTGACGGCCATTTTTTCTGTCGTTATGTGAATATTATCAAGTTCTTGTAGTATACTTTTAAATTACTCTCCCATTCCTACATAAAATTGGTAGGGTTTAACAACCTAAAACacaatatattttctttattgtaCATGGTTGCATAATATCAAAATTTATTGTACATAGTTGCATAATATCAAAATTTATTGAAGTGGAACACTTTTatactttcattttttatacATGATATGGTTGCATAACTTGACCGGCTTTAGCATGTAAATTCTATTTTTTTGCACTAGACCCAGATGACTTTTAAGTCAACATAATATGTTACAAACTAGCAACTTCAAGATCGAATTACTTGTAACCGAAACACAATCCAACCAAATGGCTTTCACACATGTATTCTCTAGACCccaataatctatatatatcaactaAGTAACAACCTTAAAACTTGCACAATCAACCCGAAAACCTTACGAGAGCACAAAAACTAACTTTCATGCGAACGATCAGATGGTAACGAAACTTCACCAAACTTTACACATAACTTAATGAAACATAAACGAACTCATAGAAACTTTCGTTTCTAGTTGTGTAGTTGTTTATTTTGTAAGTTACAACGTGACCCAGTTAAACTTTCGTTTCAATTTCAGTCCAAATTTCTGATCATTATTGCTTAAATTCAGTGTGTTTCTCTTAGTTAATGTTATTAAAGTCATTTGCAAGTTACGGTTTGTGATTTGGTTGAGTATATCTCTTGTTGCCATTTTAGTGTTCTTAAACTTTAGATATGTGTTGCGCAAAAGTTACACGTTACCATTAAGTTATGTGTAAAGTTTGGTGAAGTTTCGTTACCATCTGATCGTTCGCATGAAAGTTAGTTTATGTGCTCTCGTAAGGTTTTCGGGTTAGTTTTCGGGTTGATTGTGCAAGTTTTAAGGTTGTTACTtagttgatatatatagattgggGGCTAGAGAATACATGTGTGAAAGTCGTTTGGTTGGATCGTGTTTCGGTTACAAGTTATTCAATCTTGAAGTTGCTAGTTTGAAACATATTATGTTGACTTAAAAGTCAACTTGGTCTAGTGCAAAAAATAGAATTTATAGGCTAAAGCCGATCACGTTatgcaaccatgtacaaaaaatGAAAGTATAAGAGTGTTCCACTtcaataaaatttgatattatataaccgtgtacaaaaaagaaagtatATAATGTATCCAGTGATTAAACTGAAATTGATATATAGaatacaatttttttctttttcctccaattaaattcattttgttaAATGTCTCGATTATGTAGTTAAGAGGAATCTTGATTCAAGTCTTGTTTGTGAATGCAAAGTTACATGCACAATTTACATGTATCTCAATTACACATTTACATGATCTTACAACATTCGTCCTacgtcgtcatcatcatctgcATTACGCAAGCAGTACGTTATGATATCACGTATCAAAGACAttggtatttttttaattagaaa
Coding sequences within:
- the LOC122591843 gene encoding uncharacterized protein LOC122591843, which encodes MQKHIGSTTIIDEPFEWSDDSSLEVFANAIESEEAESSTARSHAKRKVVNRNRWTASERLHRDYFCEEPKYDDDFFEYTYRMPKRLFLKIVQDLESRYAYFQDSYDARLAKSFTPIQKCTSAIRQLTTGNPPDEYDEYLEMAGRTSRECLQIFCDAIVDTYKTEYLRKPTTHDLHRLFEAHEERHHLPGMIAYKYPTDEKEKMFKTAQEAARKDIERAFGVLKGKWHIIDRPFRQRSLGTIRNLVYACVILHNMIIQDSGRAICPVYIGDPVVRPSSHWDALPEIQDEETHFRLRYDLTDHLAGLNLPHLQPNDDDE